In Haloplanus rubicundus, one DNA window encodes the following:
- a CDS encoding class I SAM-dependent methyltransferase has protein sequence MEDGANRKTATADSFGASADGYLSSTTHREGADLERLASWCDEASWALDVATGAGHTAGALVDTGVPNVVAADASHSMVATSVDSFPGVAGVVADAERLPFPAETFDAVTCRIAAHHFPDPETFLDEVSRVLRPGGVFAFEDNVVPDDDTLGSFLNRVEEMRDPTHVESYRTSTWHRWMENTGFAVAETAHLVKRLDVQAWIDRIHSLDAEEGARVRRTLAEAPEPVLDFFDVRFEDGAVGSFGSPKALIRAPKPSE, from the coding sequence ATGGAAGACGGGGCAAACCGGAAAACGGCTACTGCCGATTCGTTCGGCGCGAGCGCCGACGGGTATCTGAGTAGTACCACCCACCGGGAAGGGGCAGACCTCGAACGACTGGCCTCCTGGTGTGACGAGGCGTCGTGGGCACTCGACGTCGCAACGGGCGCCGGCCACACTGCAGGAGCGCTCGTGGACACGGGCGTCCCGAACGTCGTCGCCGCGGACGCATCCCACTCGATGGTTGCCACGAGCGTCGACTCGTTTCCCGGTGTCGCGGGCGTCGTCGCCGATGCCGAACGACTCCCGTTCCCAGCGGAGACGTTCGACGCTGTGACGTGTCGAATTGCGGCACATCACTTCCCGGACCCCGAAACGTTCCTCGACGAAGTGAGCCGAGTGCTTCGTCCGGGGGGCGTCTTCGCGTTCGAGGACAACGTCGTCCCGGACGACGACACGCTCGGTTCGTTCCTCAATCGCGTCGAGGAGATGCGTGATCCGACGCACGTCGAATCGTACAGGACGTCGACGTGGCACCGGTGGATGGAGAACACCGGATTCGCCGTAGCGGAGACGGCGCATCTCGTGAAGCGACTGGACGTCCAGGCGTGGATCGACCGAATACACTCACTCGATGCCGAAGAGGGAGCGCGCGTTCGGCGGACTTTGGCGGAGGCTCCCGAACCGGTACTCGATTTCTTCGACGTCAGGTTCGAGGACGGTGCAGTCGGATCGTTCGGCAGTCCGAAGGCACTGATTCGGGCACCAAAACCCTCCGAATGA
- a CDS encoding helix-turn-helix domain-containing protein, whose translation MERIPDGERIEFENAFYADEGNWIESLLVTARSPFDPESVVGELSRVELFHHERVSDSSVDHASYRLTVVAQEPYPFLLGVILRGTAIPNRLQLHDSSFDGVVTVKEWETFRALAERIEEQFGQFELLRVNQVETTGEPFGSGQLGRVLRNELSQEQLTTLQTAHRLGYFDVPRRASAEDIATELGIAQSTLSERLRLAENRLFDLVFSGSESDPAGDADEG comes from the coding sequence ATGGAACGGATTCCGGACGGCGAACGCATCGAGTTCGAGAACGCGTTCTACGCCGACGAGGGCAACTGGATCGAGTCGCTCCTCGTCACGGCCCGCTCCCCGTTCGATCCGGAGTCGGTGGTCGGGGAGCTCTCGCGTGTCGAGCTATTTCACCACGAACGGGTGTCGGACAGCTCGGTGGACCACGCGAGTTACCGGCTGACCGTCGTCGCTCAGGAGCCGTATCCCTTTCTCCTCGGCGTCATCCTGCGTGGAACGGCGATACCCAACCGACTCCAGCTTCACGACAGCTCCTTCGACGGGGTCGTCACCGTCAAGGAGTGGGAAACGTTTCGGGCGCTCGCGGAACGGATCGAAGAACAGTTCGGGCAGTTCGAGCTGTTGCGGGTCAATCAGGTCGAAACCACCGGCGAACCGTTCGGAAGCGGACAACTCGGGCGTGTCCTACGGAACGAGCTCTCGCAGGAACAGCTTACGACGCTGCAAACCGCTCACAGACTCGGCTACTTCGACGTGCCACGACGGGCATCCGCGGAAGATATCGCCACGGAACTCGGCATCGCGCAGTCGACGCTCAGCGAACGGCTCCGACTCGCGGAGAATCGACTGTTCGACCTCGTTTTCTCGGGATCGGAGAGCGACCCGGCCGGCGACGCCGACGAGGGATAA